The Chloroflexota bacterium region AACCAAGGCAAGGAGTAGAAAAGAACTGGCCGCGCTTGAGGCGGCGCTCAAAGACCTCCACATAGGCGTGAGCGCCATTTGTTGTCCCAACAGGCTGCAACCCTTGGCGGCCGTGCTTGCCATACTCCTTTGCGTCTGGCTTGACTGTTGCATGAAGCCGGTAACAGACGTCAACTAAGACGGTTGCGATTAGCTGATAACTATTGCCCTTCTTCATTATTTTGCTTTTCCTGAGAGGTCCACCATAGTTCGTAGAGTAATCGTGGTACACAATCGGCTTGCATATCTCCACTTTTGTCGGCACCACTTCCGCCCAGTCGCTCATAAGGATGCATTCGAAGATGCCTTTGGCAGCTCCAAAGGTCGGAGCGGGATAGCTCACAGGTGTGTCCCCTGTATCCGGCCTAGTCCACATGGCTGTGGGGCCGGAGATTTGCAGTGAAATGGCGTAGTTGTCCATGTAACCTCCTTTCATCCTGTTTTTCAATCAGTGACCTCAACTGTGCCCTCCCCGCACCCGAACGCGTCGGCGAACTCAGGGGCTCTCGCGGCGGTTCCCTCAAGATGATCGCGGAGCAG contains the following coding sequences:
- the cas5 gene encoding CRISPR-associated protein Cas5, translated to MDNYAISLQISGPTAMWTRPDTGDTPVSYPAPTFGAAKGIFECILMSDWAEVVPTKVEICKPIVYHDYSTNYGGPLRKSKIMKKGNSYQLIATVLVDVCYRLHATVKPDAKEYGKHGRQGLQPVGTTNGAHAYVEVFERRLKRGQFFSTPCLGWKEFTPDYLGPFRPETQVCEDINLVIPSMLRSCFPNGKSSQWQPKFDQQVKIEKGVLSYVE